DNA from Gammaproteobacteria bacterium:
ACATGTTTTACATTCTGTTTGGCCATTTTGGATAAATAGGCCCAGGTCAAATCAAAAAAATCTTCTTCATTAACCAACACTTGGGTGCCTTGGTAATAGACATCTAGAAATGATTGTAAATTAGAAAATTGATAGGCCTTTTTAAGGGTCTGCACATTAGCGTAGGGAAGTTTTATCTTATTTCTTTGCGCTAATTTAAACATTAATTCGGGTTCAAGGGTACCTTCAATGTGGATATGCAATTCGGCCTTGGGCAAAAGGCAGATAAGATCTTCCATTTTCTATCCTTATTGTATTGAACCTATGAATTAACTTTAGCATACCTCGAATAGGTTTCCTTATTTTCAAAATCAGCATAAAATAGCTCGGTATTTAACAATACGCATAACATATTTTATTGTGAGATCATAATTATGAAAAAAATGATTAAAATGTTATGGATGACGATAATAATAGGATGTTCGACCTCCGCTTTAGCTTCAAATCAAGATATGGGTACGGTAATAGGTGGCATTGCCGGTGGCATTCTAGGTAATAATATTGGTCATGGTTCTGGTCGGACGGTAGCCACTATTGGGGGAGCTGTAGTAGGTAGCTTGGTAGGTAACCAAATGGGGAATACTGCCGATGCGGCCGAACATTACAGACACACACATTGCTACCCTCATAGCGAATGGAATTCTTATCAGCGACCTTGTCATTATTATCCCCCCCGATATCCAGATACCTTTATCAGCAGAGATGGCAGATTATGCCGTCACAGTTTGCTGACTAGTCCTTATGGAGATCGAATCTACGCAACTTTTTGTTGTTATCGAATGTCACCCAATGGCTTTTGTGCAAGGTGGGTGAGTATCAACTAAATTAAAAGGGGGGAGGTGAGTGGTCTAACTCTCCCTATTTCTTGTTTAAACTTCCTTTTATTTTTTATACGCTATAATAATTAAACCGTTTTAACTTTAAAGGTAAAAGGAGGTTTTATATATGGCAAGTTCAACAGGTGCCCAAATAAAAAATTTGAGAGATTCTTCGCATAATCAAGGCAAAGAAAATCATTTTCTAAAATCTAGTTCTAATTCAGAACTTTCAAGTGACAAAAAAAGTGGACGCAAAAATAGTCCTTATGAATTGACACAACGTTATGAAAGATATTCAAAATATTGGTCAATTCTTTCTAATGTTGCGGCAATTGTTGCTGTTACAAGCGTTGTTTTTAACATCATGAAAAAACGCAGCCGTTGGTTGTAATTTTTTTTGTTAATGTTTCAAGCTTCGGCTTGAAACATTAACAATATTTTTCATTCCCTCTTAAAAAATTTATTTTTTGAAATAGACAAAAATCAAAAATAGCTATTTGATAGTGAGCTTGAGCTTGAGCTTGAGCTTGAGCTTTGAGTAGAGTCTGCCGCTCTTGCTCATAGTCAAGTCACTCCATGGCTTCTGATCAACTCTGTCCCGGGATCGCGTGACTGCCCTCAACGTCGTTCCACACATTACCTTGCACCTCGTTGTGTGCGCACTCTTCTCCAGCGTGCAGCCACCTACCCCTCCTACGTTGTCCCGCGATATCAGCTCAACTCGTGCCACGACATCACCCCCCTACGTCGTCCCGCGACTTGATCGCGGGATCCAGCATCGGAACCTGGATCCCGCGATCAAGTCG
Protein-coding regions in this window:
- a CDS encoding glycine zipper 2TM domain-containing protein, translated to MKKMIKMLWMTIIIGCSTSALASNQDMGTVIGGIAGGILGNNIGHGSGRTVATIGGAVVGSLVGNQMGNTADAAEHYRHTHCYPHSEWNSYQRPCHYYPPRYPDTFISRDGRLCRHSLLTSPYGDRIYATFCCYRMSPNGFCARWVSIN